In Pyricularia oryzae 70-15 chromosome 2, whole genome shotgun sequence, one genomic interval encodes:
- a CDS encoding zinc finger transcription factor ace1 produces the protein MSNPRRTPMTRPDSVLPLKTTLAVLTKGSTFSPISPATPKSSSSFTPPSLPTRSHTDLDDVVDAHRRRVALTLGDIEKTLAGMSLDSPSANKAFRDNSYPLPRGLLDPTLIGKEMDVERRVLRPRPVRRPGQSHHHESDSGLGSSILSTKQKSTPNADSTPAKTGVKGSAVTRSAASSTSKNLPSLSARATNRVFEHTLKPLLADSSFKEFHPVLLECPRKIQSKQIVCLRDVEKTLLLTAQGVTKVPKLYLDFCLSTVQCIRATVVYLSETEQRRPKDVPYSSGYFIDLVDQIKQYAQQLADQKKAGASDPNIKEEVKLHGGIAVNGRPAELVRISGGKAISLATGEPVELDEETTSPIRFKRSASQQLADDDEIMRSMARRKKNAPPEEYAPKMCREPGCGKEFKRPCDLTKHEKTHSRPWKCPVPTCKYHEYGWPTEKEMDRHHNDKHSAAPPMYECLYKPCPYKSKRESNCKQHMEKAHGWTYVRTKANGGKKIDSNPSGSVTHATPQLTNMPTPPSDNGAFAGLATPPMEYTMPAYNNNIEFPTYVAQDQFQIQFPQELSLDYSPSAPSDHATPSSHSNVSGGSPFQSPYQDPGSDFTVYDDIYNANAQVQMQNPFSEKDAAQFLAFVTNAEFQTTKAAPVHFSPTGQGNTMLFTPSTLADYDESFDDFQNNAQMGADFCLFPANGVKQNSPAPLFGEIPSVAAGYSQPTSQELLPNDWRMNQYQGLGFSQN, from the exons ATGTCGAACCCTCGAAGGACCCCGATGACTCGTCCTGATTCTGTCCTACCTCTTAAGACCACTTTGGCCGTTCTCACCAAAGGGTCTACCTTCTCACCCATCAGCCCAGCAACACCTAAGTCTTCGTCCTCATTCACGCCGCCTTCATTACCTACTCGATCGCATACCGACctcgatgatgtcgtcgacgCGCACCGTCGCCGTGTTGCTTTGACTCTCGGCGATATCGAGAAGACCCTTGCTGGCATGTCATTGGACTCTCCTAGCGCCAACAAGGCTTTCCGCGACAACAGCTACCCTCTTCCAAGGGGCCTTCTGGACCCTACTCTGATTGGCAAGGAGATGGATGTCGAACGTCGTGTGCTGAGGCCTCGGCCCGTCCGTCGCCCTGGGCAATCTCACCACCACGAATCCGACAGTGGACTGGGTTCATCAATTCTGTCGACGAAGCAGAAGAGCACACCAAATGCTGATTCAACTCCGGCAAAGACCGGAGTTAAAGGCTCTGCCGTGACACGGTCGGCCGCTTCCTCCACCTCAAAGAACCTCCCCAGCCTTAGTGCCCGCGCAACAAACCGCGTGTTTGAGCACACACTGAAGCCCCTCCTCGCGGATTCTTCTTTCAAGGAGTTCCACCCTGTCCTCCTGGAATGCCCGCGCAAGATCCAGTCAAAGCAAATTGTTTGCTTGAGGGATGTGGAAAAGACGCTGCTTTTGACAGCACAG GGGGTCACGAAAGTTCCCAAGCTTTACCTTGACTTCTGCCTTTCCACCGTCCAGTGCATCCGGGCCACAGTTGTCTACCTCAGTGAGACAGAGCAGCGCCGCCCCAAGGACGTTCCCTACAGCAGCGGCTACTTCatcgaccttgtcgatcaaATCAAGCAATACGCCCAACAGCTTGCCGATCAGAAGAAGGCGGGCGCTTCAGACCCCAACATCAAGGAGGAGGTGAAGCTCCACGGTGGCATTGCCGTCAACGGGCGCCCAGCTGAGCTTGTTCGGATCAGTGGTGGCAAGGCCATCTCACTGGCCACTGGCGAGCCTGTCGAGTTGGACGAGGAAACCACCAGCCCCATCCGGTTCAAGCGCTCGGCCAGCCAGCAGCTtgccgacgacgatgagATCATGCGTTCCATGGCTCGCCGCAAGAAGAACGCTCCCCCTGAGGAGTACGCGCCCAAGATGTGCCGTGAGCCTGGGTGCGGTAAAGAGTTCAAGAGGCCTTGTGATTTGACCAAGCACGAGAAGACGCACTCGCGTCCGTGGAAATGCCCCGTCCCCACGTGCAAATACCACGAGTATGGATGGCCGACTGAGAAGGAGATGGACAGGCACCACAACGACAAACACTCGGCGGCTCCGCCCATGTACGAGTGCTTGTACAAGCCTTGCCCATACAAGTCAAAACGGGAGTCGAACTGCAAGCAGCACATGGAGAAAGCCCACGGCTGGACCTATGTCCGCACCAAGGCCAACGGCGGCAAGAAGATTGACAGCAATCCTTCAGGCAGCGTGACGCACGCCACTCCTCAGCTCACCAACATGCCCACTCCTCCCAGTGACAACGGTGCCTTTGCCGGCCTGGCCACCCCGCCAATGGAGTACACCATGCCGGCATACAACAACAACATTGAGTTCCCCACATATGTGGCTCAGGATCAGTTCCAGATCCAATTTCCACAGGAGCTCTCTCTTGACTATTCACCATCAGCTCCATCCGACCATGCGACCCCTTCGTCGCACTCGAATGTGAGCGGCGGCTCTCCCTTCCAATCTCCGTACCAAGACCCCGGCAGCGACTTCACCGTCTATGATGACATTTACAACGCCAACGCTCAAGTCCAGATGCAGAACCCTTTTAGCGAAAAGGATGCTGCGCAGTTCCTTGCGTTTGTCACCAATGCCGAGTTTCAGACTACCAAGGCTGCCCCGGTCCACTTCTCGCCGACTGGCCAGGGAAACACCATGCTTTTTACACCCAGCACGCTCGCCGATTACGACGAGAGCTTTGACGATTTCCAAAACAACGCACAGATGGGCGCAGACTTCTGCCTCTTCCCCGCCAATGGGGTCAAGCAGAATTCACCCGCACCTCTGTTTGGCGAGATCCCCAGCGTCGCCGCTGGATACTCTCAGCCCACGTCTCAGGAACTGTTGCCTAATGATTGGCGCATGAACCAGTACCAGGGACTGGGTTTCTCTCAAAACTGA
- a CDS encoding ATP-dependent DNA helicase MPH1, whose amino-acid sequence MGSDYDSFDDDVADEVLMALDKPATSGLHSREQEQQRDISNATPHTSTDLELEDFGSDAFDYSPERERAKPIQTARNQARTFQQTTLLGRIASQAPEPLGTQPRNSRVFRADLPPEVPTHHALDPEALKTWVYPTNLGPIRDYQFSIVKNGLFNNTLVALPTGLGKTFIAATVILNFFRWTRNAQMVFVAPTKPLASQQVEACLNIAGIPRSQSTLLTGETKPVLREAEWEGKRLFFMTPQTLMNDLSKGYADPKRIVLLVVDEAHRATGDYAYVKVIEFIRRFSKSFRVLALTATPGSTVEGVQDVIDNLGVSHVEIRTEESIDIRNYVHSREIDRVVLEPSDEMLRISELFSQALKPLHSKISQQKIYIGRDPMSITTFGLLKARQDWMKGPGRFANQGLKMMLMAIFTILQSLAHAIKLLNYHGIRPFYDNLVAFRSETEDKGQKGSKYKRQLIGEQSFQEMMDLASKWLKIDGFAGHPKLTHLCDNLLNYFMDAGEGSSTRVIVFSEYRDSAEEITRVLNVHKPMISASLFVGQADSKKSEGMKQKQQIETIAKFRDGIFNVLVATSIGEEGLDIGQVDLIICYDASSSPIRMLQRMGRTGRKRAGKITLLLMKGKEEDNYAKAQDNYEKMQKLICEGSRFNFRHDLSSRIVPRDVKPEVDKRMVEIPIENTQDTSLPEPKARSTRGKKASKKKFNMPDGVETGFNSVASMLGISASKTKAKPNKSPKKAESKETDEISPVPPLEGVLLSVKELAELNKKYRDLPFFHQDTEEICMPSLTARPDLQRVLRPTVHVKHGSYTKRCVRLFKKLSHSQGIETRHTKPHGDTDKSRYLDISVPPFAEDSGEDVVVVPSGRKRSLSPSSAASPPPPGRKRKANTTAAPRSKRQSVVDEYASESEDDTAAARQRKTNAAASPESKRQSVLDEYASESDAEAVTQASEDEESVGSLADFISDGEANGNFPKDMTGFTSDEDDDYRSGSLAKSSLSGPLSGRQVHRSSGAASKSGSTASTAAKPFFVPASLPGTQQTDDDEDMPDIGILVGKKQPETRVRKPAKKSNAVFLSSDDDDDDNDDEDDVQPGPAKRTVRRRVIEDSESG is encoded by the exons ATGGGTTCTGATTACGATTCTTTCGACGACGATGTCGCTGATGAGGTGTTGATGGCTCTCGACAAACCAGCTACAAGTGGGTTGCATTCTCGCGAACAAGAACAACAAAGGGATATTTCCAATGCGACA CCCCATACTTCAACAGAtctggaattggaggattttggCTCAGATGCATTTGACTACTCACCTGAAAGGGAACGGGCAAAGCCTATTCAGACTGCACGCAACCAAGCGCGAACTTTTCAACAGACCACCCTGTTAGGGCGCATCGCGAGCCAAGCTCCCGAACCTTTGGGGACACAGCCGCGCAATTCTAGGGTATTTCGCGCAGATTTGCCTCCAGAAGTGCCAACCCACCATGCACTTGATCCCGAGGCCCTGAAAACATGGGTCTATCCTACCAACCTGGGTCCAATTCGTGACTACCAATTCAGCATCGTCAAAAATGGTCTTTTCAACAATACACTTGTGGCCCTCCCTACTGGTCTTGGAAAGACCTTCATTGCAGCAACTGTGATACTCAACTTTTTCCGCTGGACTCGAAATGCACAAATGGTCTTCGTCGCCCCTACAAAGCCTCTGGCATCCCAGCAAGTCGAAGCTTGTTTAAACATTGCTGGCATTCCTCGCTCGCAGAGCACTCTTCTTACAGGAGAAACCAAGCCGGTGCTCCGTGAGGCCGAGTGGGAAGGCAAGCGGCTCTTCTTCATGACGCCGCAGACATTGATGAATGATCTTTCAAAGGGCTATGCTGACCCCAAAAGGATCGTCCTACTCGTCGTGGACGAAGCGCATCGCGCCACTGGAGATTATGCTTATGTCAAGGTCATCGAGTTCATCCGTCGGTTCTCCAAGAGTTTTCGCGTGCTTGCTCTCACGGCTACACCAGGGTCCACCGTCGAGGGTGTTCAGGATGTGATTGACAACCTAGGCGTTTCACACGTTGAGATCAGGACCGAGGAGTCAATCGACATACGAAATTATGTCCACTCACGCGAAATAGATCGCGTCGTCTTGGAACCATCAGATGAGATGCTCCGTATCAGTGAACTCTTTTCTCAAGCCTTGAAGCCTCTGCATTCCAAGATAAGCCAGCAGAAGATATATATCGGGCGCGATCCCATGTCAATTACAACTTTCGGTCTACTCAAAGCCCGGCAGGACTGGATGAAAGGTCCTGGAAGGTTTGCCAACCAGGGACTCAAGATGATGCTCATGGCCATTTTTACTATTTTGCAAAGTCTCGCTCACGCCATCAAGCTACTCAACTACCATGGCATCCGGCCATTCTACGATAACCTGGTTGCATTCAGGTCTGAAACAGAAGATAAGGGGCAGAAAGGCTCCAAGTACAAGCGCCAGCTAATTGGCGAGCAGAGTTTCCAAGAAATGATGGATCTTGCATCCAAATGGCTTAAGATTGATGGGTTTGCTGGCCACCCAAAGCTGACACACCTCTGCGACAACCTACTCAACTATTTCATGGATGCCGGCGAAGGGTCGAGCACACGCGTTATTGTCTTTAGCGAATATCGAGATAGCGCCGAGGAAATTACGCGTGTCCTCAATGTACACAAGCCTATGATCAGCGCCTCACTTTTTGTCGGTCAGGCAGACTCAAAGAAGAGTGAAGGAATGAAGCAAAAACAGCAAATTGAGACCATTGCCAAGTTCAGAGATGGGATTTTCAACGTTCTGGTCGCCACATCCATTGGCGAAGAGGGTCTCGATATTGGCCAGGTCGACCTTATCATTTGTTACGACGCCTCCTCATCACCCATCCGTATGCTGCAGCGCATGGGACGAACAGGAAGAAAGAGGGCTGGAAAGATTACGCTCCTACTCATGAAGGGGAAAGAGGAGGACAACTATGCCAAGGCGCAGGACAACTATGAAAAGATGCAAAAGCTCATTTGTGAGGGCAGCAGATTCAACTTTAGGCACGATCTATCATCTAGGATTGTTCCTCGAGACGTCAAGCCCGAGGTTGACAAGCGCATGGTTGAGATTCCCATCGAAAACACCCAGGACACCTCATTGCCGGAACCCAAAGCTCGCAGTACGCGAGGCAAGAAGGCAAGCAAGAAAAAGTTCAACATGCCAGATGGTGTTGAGACGGGGTTTAACAGCGTAGCGTCCATGCTCGGCATTTCAGCCTCCAAAACCAAAGCCAAACCAAATAAGTCACCCAAAAAAGCCGAATCCAAGGAGACCGATGAGATCTCGCCAGTGCCTCCTCTTGAGGGCGTCTTGCTCAGCGTGAAAGAGCTGGCAGAGTTGAACAAAAAGTATAGGGACTTGCCATTCTTTCACCAGGACACCGAAGAAATCTGCATGCCGAGCTTGACCGCCCGTCCAGATCTGCAACGTGTGCTTCGGCCTACAGTTCACGTCAAGCACGGCTCGTATACCAAACGATGTGTCAGGCTGTTCAAGAAGTTGTCACATTCACAGGGGATCGAGACCAGGCATACGAAACCACATGGGGATACTGACAAGAGTAGATATTTGGACATATCCGTGCCTCCGTTCGCAGAAGACTCTGGCGAGGATGTCGTTGTCGTGCCATCGGGCCGCAAACGCTCCCTTTCACCATcgtccgcggccagcccACCACCGCCAGGCCGCAAGAGAAAGGCAAACACTACGGCGGCTCCAAGGTCAAAGCGACAATCTGTCGTAGACGAATATGCATCAGAATCAGAAGACGACACGGCGGCAGCCCgccaaagaaaaacaaacgcCGCTGCGAGTCCAGAATCAAAGCGCCAATCTGTTTTGGACGAATATGCTTCAGAATCAGACGCCGAGGCCGTCACTCAGGCCTCTGAAGATGAAGAATCTGTGGGTTCGCTTGCAGATTTCATATCAGATGGGGAAGCGAACGGCAATTTCCCCAAAGATATGACAGGCTTTACATCAGACGAAGATGACGACTACAGAAGCGGCAGTCTAGCCAAATCCTCGTTGTCGGGACCCTTGTCAGGTCGTCAAGTACACCGGTCCTCGGGCGCGGCCTCAAAGTCTGGCTCGACAGCGTCAACGGCAGCCAAGCCGTTCTTCGTCCCGGCCTCTCTGCCGGGTACGCAACAGACggatgatgatgaagatATGCCCGACATTGGAATTTTGGTAGGCAAGAAGCAACCGGAGACGAGGGTACGTAAACCTGCCAAGAAAAGCAACGCGGTGTTTTTGAGtagcgacgatgatgacgatgacaatgacgacgaagacgacgtTCAGCCAGGTCCGGCAAAACGTACTGTTCGCCGGCGGGTGATTGAGGATAGCGAAAGCGGCTAG
- a CDS encoding mRNA export factor mex67 — protein sequence MAPPTGPARTTRSSTRGGAGARRGGGPGRVDRDGDLVMDASMKTTKSGGGVGKRSANNDKNASSGKRGRPGLRSGPPGRSAIVAAQDKILRHINSNGSEVGTRPRRSHNTTILRVEGLKQSKASSNQDQGLRNILDFLERKAQNMCKRTVTVKKSHLDKNLVLHVLASKEDADEIVKLNGWMFAGTTLAITESDQGWPGDSKTHSASQPSAETSELKEKFKAILSRRYDIERKLLDLSGLGQDPVLSEMAAFADKERAEKTFMALMTICDEVFSGVEQKREAIHSVSLANNSIDHVSRVFTLATTFPDLKHLDCSGNLFKDSRSLSRWRHYFKGLETLLLTGNPIETNEPNYKEDIMKWFPKLQVLSGTTVRTAEQIAAEEAAKAAMQPTPIPQGGADFRDAGNIGEQFLLQFLPMFDTDRAGLAAMFYDEKTSFSLSVVNQAPRDVDTPVPAWQPYLKYSRNLVKITHPGPRIQRLLKGRQLIQELWKNLPATKHPDLVSNTSKYLVDCHPLPALADPTSQSAQGVDGLIINIHGEFEEKDPNSDNIGQRSFSRTFVLGPGAPGGPQVRVVSDMLSLRAYNPIPPPQGTPTSNVVPENPELQKQQLVAELSRLTNMTTEYSEMCLTQVNWDLEAAMVKFRETTLGPEAFINGVPAVQA from the exons ATGGCTCCTCCGACAGGACCAGCGCGAACCACCCGCAGCTCCACGAGAGGCGGTGCTGGTgcccgtcgtggtggtggccCTGGCAGAGTCGACCGCGATGGCGACCTCGTCATGGATGCGTCGATGAAAACGACCAAGTCAGGCGGAGGCGTTGGAAAGAGGTCCGCAAACAACGACAAGAACGCTTCGTCAGGAAAACGCGGACGTCCCGGCCTGCGCAGCGGACCCCCAGGCCGGTCCGCTATAGTGGCCGCGCAGGACAAGATCCTGCGACACATCAACTCGAATGGTTCAGAAGTTGGCACACGCCCCAGGCGATCACACAACACAACAATCCTGAGGGTCGAAGGCCTCAAGCAGAGCAAGGCCTCCAGCAACCAAGACCAAGGCCTGCGGAACATTCTTGATTTTCTGGAGCGCAAGGCTCAAAATATGTGTAAAAGGACAGTAACTGTCAAAAAG TCTCATCTTGATAAGAACCTCGTTCTCCATGTCCTCGCTAGTAAGGAGGACGCGGATGAGATAGTAAAACTCAACGGCTGGATGTTTGCCGGCACCACTCTTGCTATCACCGAGAGCGATCAGGGTTGGCCCGGTGACTCCAAGACGCATAGTGCATCGCAACCATCAGCGGAAACTTCAGAATTAAAGGAGAAGTTCAAGGCCATTCTGAGCAGACGTTATGATATCGAACGGAAGCTGCTGGATCTGTCAGGACTGGGCCAAGACCCTGTTCTCTCAGAGATGGCAGCCTTCGCCGACAAGGAACGTGCCGAAAAAACATTCATGGCTTTGATGACCATATGCGACGAAGTTTTCTCGGGTGTTGAACAGAAGCGCGAGGCGATACACAGTGTTTCCCTCGCCAACAACTCGATCGACCACGTCAGCAGGGTATTTACCCTCGCCACTACCTTTCCGGACCTGAAGCACTTGGACTGTAGTGGAAACCTGTTCAAAGACAGCAGGTCTCTGTCCAGGTGGAGACACTACTTCAAAGGCCTCGAAACCCTGCTGCTCACAGGCAACCCCATCGAGACGAACGAGCCCAACTACAAGGAGGACATAATGAAGTGGTTCCCCAAGCTTCAGGTCCTCAGCGGCACGACGGTACGAACCGCGGAGCAGATTgcagccgaggaggccgccaaaGCTGCCATGCAACCTACACCCATTCCTCAAGGCGGAGCCGACTTTCGTGATGCCGGCAACATTGGAGAACAATTTCTTCTCCAGTTCCTCCCCATGTTTGACACAGACAGAGCAGGCCTTGCTGCCATGTTCTACGACGAAAAAACCAGCTTCTCGCTATCGGTAGTCAACCAGGCCCCGCGAGACGTCGACACTCCGGTCCCAGCATGGCAACCATACCTAAAATACTCACGCAACCTTGTTAAAATTACCCACCCCGGACCGCGCATCCAGCGTCTTCTCAAGGGACGCCAGCTGATCCAGGAGCTGTGGAAGAACTTACCGGCCACCAAACACCCGGATCTTGTCAGCAACACTAGCAAATACCTCGTCGACTGTCACCCACTTCCCGCGCTTGCTGACCCTACCAGTCAAAGCGCCCAGGGAGTCGATGGCCTCATCATCAACATACATGGTGAATTTGAGGAGAAGGATCCCAATAGCGACAACATTGGTCAACGAAGCTTCTCCAGAACATTTGTCCTTGGTCCCGGCGCACCTGGAGGCCCGCAGGTTCGCGTTGTCAGCGACATGCTCTCTTTGCGGGCGTACAACCCCATTCCGCCACCTCAGGGCACACCAACAAGCAATGTTGTCCCCGAGAACCCTGAACTACAAAAGCAACAGCTCGTGGCTGAGCTTTCTAGGCTCACAAACATGACAACCGAATATTCAGAAATGTGCCTGACCCAGGTCAATTGGGACCTGGAAGCTGCAATGGTAAAGTTTCGGGAAACAACG CTCGGACCCGAAGCCTTCATCAACGGCGTGCCAGCTGTCCAGGCTTGA